A DNA window from Leptolyngbya sp. KIOST-1 contains the following coding sequences:
- a CDS encoding FAD-dependent oxidoreductase — MKENIIIIGGGSGGLALALFLEKAGIKSEIYEQASAFSEAGASYAVHPNGFHVINELDLGEQLRQQLNENSHPLENYKFKDKQGELLFDIRSLVPDSSFFSEGLIYVARHHLIDVLYQAALRKGIPIHFSKRLKNLEQDDKSVTAYFEDGTAAIGSLLIGADGTHSRTRAITFPYEFLRYSGKWAVFGMAEVGTLGEAEVFMDQDYLASYFEEDFNITISKHHPTAKKRFSWVFIQSQERKVPKKHFDEKPVEVFKQQLADKFSDFKEPIDTLILNSSTFLPQQVFNVGTLPKFSFGRVALIGDALQTTDPYSGMGATLSLEDGLYLAKMLRDHTDYEDAFYYYEFDRKDNVRRIHQETKEMEQEIEAGSVEKMKDYFLNSFFLNIPKVYWDEAK, encoded by the coding sequence ATGAAAGAAAACATCATAATTATTGGTGGCGGCAGCGGTGGATTGGCACTGGCCCTATTTTTGGAGAAAGCTGGCATAAAAAGCGAAATCTATGAACAGGCATCGGCTTTTTCTGAGGCGGGCGCCAGTTACGCAGTGCATCCTAACGGTTTCCATGTGATTAATGAACTGGATCTGGGCGAACAACTGAGACAACAGCTAAACGAAAACAGCCATCCTTTGGAAAACTATAAGTTTAAGGATAAGCAAGGGGAATTGCTGTTTGACATTCGCTCACTGGTTCCGGATTCTTCCTTTTTTTCTGAAGGGTTGATCTATGTAGCGCGACATCACCTCATTGATGTCCTCTATCAAGCAGCCCTGCGAAAAGGAATCCCTATTCACTTTTCAAAAAGACTGAAAAATCTTGAGCAGGATGATAAATCGGTAACTGCCTACTTTGAGGATGGAACTGCCGCGATCGGCAGCCTGCTGATCGGTGCGGACGGCACTCATTCCAGGACCAGAGCAATCACGTTTCCCTATGAGTTTTTAAGGTATAGCGGAAAATGGGCCGTATTTGGCATGGCTGAAGTAGGTACTTTGGGAGAGGCAGAGGTCTTTATGGATCAAGACTATCTTGCTTCCTACTTTGAAGAAGACTTTAACATCACCATCTCCAAACACCACCCCACAGCTAAAAAACGATTCTCGTGGGTCTTTATCCAAAGCCAGGAGCGAAAAGTGCCCAAGAAGCATTTTGACGAAAAACCGGTCGAGGTGTTTAAGCAGCAGTTAGCCGATAAATTTTCCGACTTTAAAGAGCCGATTGATACGCTAATTTTAAACAGCAGCACGTTCCTTCCCCAGCAAGTCTTCAATGTTGGCACCCTGCCTAAGTTTTCCTTTGGTAGAGTGGCTTTAATTGGGGATGCCCTTCAGACCACCGACCCGTATTCAGGCATGGGGGCTACATTGAGTTTGGAGGACGGGCTGTACTTGGCTAAAATGCTGCGAGACCACACTGACTACGAAGATGCCTTCTATTACTATGAATTCGACCGCAAGGATAACGTCAGGCGAATCCATCAAGAGACGAAGGAAATGGAGCAGGAAATAGAGGCTGGCAGCGTGGAAAAAATGAAAGATTACTTTCTAAACAGTTTCTTTCTAAACATTCCCAAAGTTTATTGGGATGAAGCCAAGTAA
- a CDS encoding DUF4926 domain-containing protein — MTQPELLDVVELLVDLPDAERQASDQGTIVETYDCAYEVEFANSHGETVALLALKLEQFAVVWQHATKAWTPLADRIVALLQELPEDRQQQVLNFARSLHRAPA; from the coding sequence ATGACACAACCTGAGTTACTAGACGTTGTCGAGCTTCTGGTTGATTTGCCTGACGCTGAGCGTCAGGCGAGTGACCAGGGCACCATCGTCGAAACCTATGATTGTGCCTATGAAGTGGAGTTTGCTAACTCCCATGGAGAGACCGTAGCTCTTCTAGCCCTGAAGCTTGAGCAGTTTGCTGTGGTTTGGCAGCACGCTACCAAAGCCTGGACTCCCTTGGCCGATCGAATTGTCGCCTTACTTCAGGAACTACCGGAGGATAGGCAGCAGCAAGTCTTAAACTTCGCTCGCTCTCTACATAGAGCCCCAGCTTAA
- a CDS encoding efflux RND transporter permease subunit has translation MVRPFFTNIRLLILTVILIVAGGLSAYQSLPRQEDPELVSRVAVITTAFPGASAERVEALVTRVLEEDLADIEAIDVIESDSRVGFSSVSVELVDSVTDTAPVWSRVRDEMAVAATRFPAGTSAPDLSEVPVKAYTVVAALTWDLPGEPNYALLRRYAEELGVALRGIDGTEEVDFFGRPDEEILVEITAPELVAVGLSVQELADQVALSDAKTSAGQLRSPQQTLAIEVDSGLESTEQIRQLPIRNGDGQFTRLGDIAQVRRGVREPLTNLALVGGKPAVVVGAMMQSGRRIDQWGASAQAVLDDFRRRLSGGIGLEVIFDQTDYVETRISTLMVNLLLGALLVVGVTLLTMGWRSALVVGTALPFTVFAVFVWMTVLGVPIHQMSVTGLIIALGLLIDNAIVVVDEIQADIAQGAEPLHAATATVHRLQVPLLASTATTVLTFLPIYLLPGAAGEFVGTIALGVILALISSLAISLTLIAALAARVLGRPARQGGVWGWLNRPGAWWCEGLSLPGAARLYRWSIARMTARPLLAIALSLSLPLVGFIAAGTLTSQFFPQIDRDQFQIEVEFAPQSAIGQTREQVLAARDLILAHDNLADVHWFVGESAPRVYYNIQGARQNQPYYAQAIVQLKAATAIDPLVRSLQSELSDQFPNARVIAQKFQQGPPFDAPVELRIYGPNLDELRRLGLEVRGLMTTIPNVVQVRDSLSENRPQLGLVLDNEQVRQAGLTNGAIAQQLDAYSEGVTGGAILEATENLPVRVRLGDADRASLSALSNVDLQSPQSATPRPASALGEFQLVPQLARIARRHEQRVNTVQAFIASGTLPSMVLADLQQRLEAANFALPPGYRYEFGGEAEQQDTAMGNLALFLPILLLGMVAALVLSLGSFRQAAMMGVVAVGSIGMALLSLKLFGAVLGFMAIVGTMGLIGIALNDSIVVLTALNEDRAAHQGDPRAAQQVVLRATRHVLTTTATTIVGFVPLLLENDPFWRPLAIAIAGGISGATLLALYFVPAAFLLSKRGQRAGGTLAETEGRSLSAIH, from the coding sequence ATGGTCCGCCCCTTCTTCACCAACATCCGCCTGCTCATCCTCACCGTCATCCTCATCGTCGCGGGGGGGCTGTCGGCCTACCAATCGCTGCCGCGCCAGGAGGACCCGGAGCTGGTGTCGCGGGTCGCCGTGATCACCACCGCCTTCCCTGGGGCCAGTGCCGAGCGGGTGGAAGCGCTGGTGACGCGCGTGCTGGAGGAGGATCTGGCGGACATTGAGGCGATCGACGTGATCGAGTCAGACTCGCGGGTGGGGTTTTCGTCGGTGTCGGTGGAGCTGGTGGACTCGGTGACGGACACCGCTCCGGTGTGGTCGCGGGTGCGGGACGAGATGGCGGTGGCGGCGACGCGGTTTCCGGCGGGGACGAGCGCCCCGGATCTCTCGGAGGTGCCCGTCAAGGCCTATACAGTGGTGGCGGCGCTGACCTGGGACCTGCCGGGGGAGCCAAACTACGCTCTGCTGCGCCGCTACGCCGAGGAGTTGGGGGTGGCCCTGCGGGGCATCGACGGCACCGAGGAGGTCGATTTCTTTGGCCGTCCCGACGAGGAAATTTTGGTGGAGATCACCGCGCCGGAGCTGGTGGCGGTGGGGCTGTCGGTCCAGGAGCTGGCCGATCAGGTGGCGCTCAGCGATGCTAAGACCAGCGCCGGACAGCTGCGATCGCCCCAGCAGACCCTGGCCATCGAGGTAGACAGCGGCCTGGAGTCCACCGAGCAGATTCGCCAGCTCCCCATTCGCAACGGGGACGGCCAGTTCACCCGACTGGGGGATATTGCCCAGGTGCGCCGGGGGGTGCGCGAGCCGCTGACTAACCTGGCCCTGGTGGGGGGCAAACCTGCGGTGGTGGTGGGGGCGATGATGCAGTCGGGGCGGCGCATCGATCAGTGGGGGGCCAGTGCCCAGGCGGTGTTGGATGACTTTCGCCGCCGCCTGTCGGGGGGCATCGGTCTAGAGGTGATCTTTGATCAGACCGACTATGTGGAGACCCGCATCAGCACGCTGATGGTGAACCTGCTGCTGGGGGCGCTGCTGGTGGTGGGGGTGACGCTGCTGACCATGGGCTGGCGATCGGCGCTGGTGGTGGGCACGGCGCTGCCCTTCACGGTGTTTGCGGTGTTTGTGTGGATGACGGTGCTGGGGGTGCCGATTCACCAGATGTCGGTGACGGGGCTGATTATTGCCCTGGGTCTGCTGATCGACAATGCGATCGTGGTGGTGGATGAGATTCAGGCGGATATTGCCCAGGGGGCCGAGCCGCTCCACGCCGCCACCGCCACGGTGCACCGCCTCCAGGTGCCGCTGCTAGCCTCCACGGCGACCACGGTGCTGACCTTTTTGCCCATCTACCTGCTGCCGGGGGCGGCGGGCGAGTTTGTCGGCACCATTGCCCTGGGGGTGATCTTGGCGCTGATTTCGTCGTTGGCGATCTCGCTGACGCTGATTGCGGCCCTGGCGGCGCGGGTGCTGGGTCGTCCCGCCCGGCAGGGGGGTGTCTGGGGCTGGCTGAATCGGCCTGGGGCCTGGTGGTGTGAGGGATTGTCGCTGCCGGGGGCGGCGCGGCTTTACCGCTGGTCCATCGCCCGCATGACGGCCCGCCCACTGCTGGCGATCGCCCTCTCCCTCTCCCTGCCCCTGGTGGGCTTCATCGCAGCGGGCACCCTGACCAGCCAGTTCTTTCCCCAGATCGATCGCGACCAGTTCCAGATCGAGGTCGAGTTTGCCCCCCAGTCCGCCATTGGGCAGACCCGGGAGCAGGTGCTAGCGGCCCGTGACCTGATCCTGGCCCACGACAACCTGGCCGATGTCCACTGGTTTGTGGGCGAAAGCGCCCCTAGGGTCTACTACAACATCCAGGGGGCGCGGCAAAACCAGCCTTACTACGCCCAGGCGATCGTGCAGCTCAAGGCGGCAACGGCCATCGATCCGCTGGTGCGATCGCTGCAATCGGAGCTGAGCGACCAGTTCCCCAACGCGCGCGTGATCGCCCAGAAGTTCCAGCAGGGGCCGCCCTTCGATGCCCCGGTGGAGCTGCGGATCTACGGCCCTAACCTGGACGAGCTGCGCCGCCTGGGCTTGGAGGTGCGCGGCCTGATGACCACGATTCCCAACGTGGTGCAGGTGCGCGACAGCCTCAGCGAAAACCGGCCCCAGCTGGGCCTGGTGCTGGACAACGAGCAGGTGCGCCAGGCGGGGCTGACCAATGGGGCGATCGCCCAGCAGCTCGACGCCTACTCCGAAGGGGTAACCGGCGGCGCGATTTTAGAAGCCACCGAAAATCTGCCGGTGCGGGTGCGGCTGGGGGATGCTGACCGCGCCAGCCTCTCCGCCCTGTCCAACGTCGATTTGCAGTCGCCCCAGTCCGCCACCCCCCGCCCCGCCTCGGCCCTGGGGGAGTTTCAGCTGGTGCCCCAGCTGGCCCGCATTGCCCGCCGCCACGAGCAGCGGGTCAACACCGTGCAGGCCTTCATCGCCTCCGGCACCCTGCCCAGCATGGTGCTGGCCGATCTTCAGCAGCGGCTGGAAGCGGCCAACTTTGCGCTGCCCCCCGGCTACCGCTACGAGTTTGGCGGCGAGGCCGAACAGCAGGACACCGCCATGGGCAACCTGGCGCTGTTTTTGCCGATTTTGCTGCTGGGCATGGTGGCGGCGCTGGTGCTTTCCCTGGGGTCGTTTCGCCAGGCGGCGATGATGGGCGTGGTGGCGGTGGGCTCCATCGGCATGGCGCTGCTGTCGCTGAAGCTGTTTGGGGCGGTGCTGGGCTTTATGGCGATCGTCGGCACCATGGGCCTGATCGGCATTGCCCTCAACGACTCGATTGTGGTGCTCACCGCCCTCAACGAAGACCGGGCGGCCCACCAGGGCGACCCCCGCGCCGCCCAGCAGGTGGTGCTGCGGGCCACCCGCCACGTGCTCACCACCACCGCCACCACCATCGTCGGCTTTGTGCCCCTGCTGCTGGAGAATGACCCCTTCTGGCGACCCCTGGCGATCGCGATCGCAGGCGGCATCTCGGGAGCTACCTTGCTGGCGCTGTACTTTGTGCCCGCCGCCTTTTTGCTGAGCAAACGGGGGCAGCGGGCCGGAGGCACCCTGGCAGAAACCGAGGGGCGATCGCTGTCGGCGATTCACTGA
- a CDS encoding efflux RND transporter periplasmic adaptor subunit, with protein sequence MSDCSLPDETLNPASPLPPRPQRSLNRRWLGGLGAAGLLLAVGLPLVQSRLGAQDSPADTSDITVLAVETLTVEPASSYDVARAYTGEIAALRSSDLGFTRSGELVQVLVAEGDRVSADQPLALLDTQSLLTQRRQLEAQLAQAQAHLLELQRGARQEAIAAAQAQVRDVDNQLALQQQQRERREFLYQRGAISKEQLDEFSFGAEALTARRDSAQSSLDELLNGTRPEQVMAQQAVVQQLQASIASIDVDLTKSTLRAPFAGIVSARQVDEGVVVAAGQAVVRLVESEAPEARIGMPTRVASRLQIGESVTVLGEAERFPATVKAVLPEVNPDTRTQNVVLQLEPGAIARVSPGQTVRVELSETMPTDGFWLPIEALTQDIRGLWSAYAVVPAEAGTYQVQPRAVEILHQESDRVLVRGALQGGEQVVLSGVHRLVPGQQVRPLGD encoded by the coding sequence ATGTCTGACTGCTCCCTGCCCGATGAAACTCTCAATCCTGCTAGCCCACTACCGCCCAGACCCCAACGATCCCTCAACCGCCGCTGGCTGGGGGGATTAGGAGCCGCTGGTCTGCTGCTGGCGGTGGGCCTACCCCTGGTGCAGAGTCGCCTGGGGGCTCAAGACTCTCCGGCGGACACTAGCGACATCACCGTTTTGGCGGTGGAAACCCTGACGGTCGAACCCGCCAGCAGCTACGACGTGGCCCGCGCCTACACCGGAGAAATTGCCGCCCTGCGCAGCAGCGACCTGGGCTTTACCCGCAGCGGCGAGCTGGTGCAGGTGCTGGTGGCCGAGGGCGATCGCGTCTCCGCCGACCAGCCCCTAGCCCTGCTCGATACCCAGAGCCTGCTCACCCAGCGCCGCCAGCTCGAAGCCCAACTGGCCCAGGCTCAGGCCCATCTGCTGGAGCTACAGCGGGGGGCGAGGCAGGAGGCGATCGCCGCCGCCCAGGCCCAGGTGCGCGATGTGGACAACCAGCTGGCCTTACAACAGCAGCAGCGAGAACGGCGAGAATTTCTCTACCAGCGGGGGGCAATTTCTAAAGAACAGCTGGACGAATTTTCCTTTGGGGCCGAGGCCCTGACCGCCCGCCGCGACAGCGCCCAGAGCAGCCTGGACGAACTGCTCAACGGCACCCGCCCGGAGCAGGTGATGGCCCAGCAGGCGGTAGTGCAGCAGCTCCAGGCCAGCATCGCCAGCATTGATGTGGACCTGACCAAGAGCACCCTGCGGGCACCCTTTGCGGGCATTGTCTCAGCCCGTCAGGTGGACGAGGGCGTGGTGGTGGCAGCGGGGCAGGCGGTGGTGCGCCTGGTGGAAAGCGAGGCCCCCGAAGCCCGCATCGGCATGCCCACCCGCGTCGCCAGCCGCCTCCAGATCGGTGAGTCGGTGACGGTGCTGGGGGAGGCTGAACGCTTCCCCGCTACGGTCAAAGCGGTGCTGCCGGAGGTAAACCCCGACACCCGCACCCAGAACGTGGTCTTGCAGCTAGAGCCGGGGGCGATCGCCCGCGTCAGCCCCGGCCAAACCGTGCGCGTGGAGCTCAGCGAAACCATGCCCACCGATGGCTTTTGGCTCCCCATCGAAGCCCTGACCCAGGACATTCGCGGCCTGTGGAGCGCCTACGCGGTGGTGCCCGCCGAGGCCGGGACCTACCAGGTGCAGCCCCGAGCGGTCGAGATTTTGCACCAGGAGAGCGATCGCGTGCTCGTGCGCGGGGCGCTGCAAGGGGGCGAGCAGGTCGTCCTCAGCGGCGTCCACCGCCTGGTGCCGGGACAGCAGGTCAGGCCACTCGGGGATTAG
- a CDS encoding YdeI/OmpD-associated family protein, which translates to MIKTENFAQVEVSSVQQLRQWLEENHTQTDSIWLVTYKKHMGAKYVSVQDILDEVLCFGWVDGIRRQLDEDRTMQMISPRQAQHWAKSYKDRAEKLIQAGKMHSAGLEAIAASKRNGLWNLMDDVDALILPVDLVEAMESHPPAKEIFENSAPSYRRNVLRWIKLAKTTKTRTQRIEKAAIFAAQNKKIPQM; encoded by the coding sequence ATGATCAAGACTGAAAACTTTGCCCAGGTGGAGGTGTCCTCCGTTCAGCAGTTGCGGCAGTGGCTGGAGGAAAACCACACCCAAACCGACAGCATTTGGCTGGTGACCTACAAAAAGCACATGGGCGCGAAGTACGTCTCGGTGCAGGACATTCTGGACGAGGTGCTGTGTTTTGGCTGGGTGGACGGCATTCGTCGTCAGCTGGATGAGGACAGAACCATGCAGATGATCTCGCCGCGCCAGGCCCAGCACTGGGCCAAAAGCTACAAAGACAGAGCCGAAAAGCTGATTCAGGCGGGGAAAATGCACTCGGCGGGGCTGGAGGCGATCGCTGCCTCCAAACGCAATGGCCTGTGGAACTTGATGGACGATGTCGATGCCCTGATCCTGCCCGTTGACTTGGTAGAAGCGATGGAATCGCACCCCCCAGCTAAGGAAATCTTTGAGAATTCTGCCCCGTCCTACCGGCGCAATGTGCTGCGCTGGATCAAGCTAGCCAAAACGACAAAAACCCGCACCCAGCGAATTGAGAAAGCGGCAATTTTTGCTGCCCAAAATAAAAAGATTCCGCAGATGTAA
- a CDS encoding DUF2461 domain-containing protein yields MTDLHFTPKTFDLLEGLAANNEKAWYDAHRDEFEAYVRQPFAMMLELATDCLTHARVPLAGGPKTMFRQNRDVRFSKDKSPYSTHVSGVLTPSGTKAEKEGLVYVQLEASGGLVACGYYKLSPAALGPLRDKIVDSPEEFAQVLKDLEEAGLSLSNEDKLTKMPRGYDAYAEHDYADYIKLKSFVAMVHLGRGAWLDGDIVDCIVDYAKNCASLLEFGRINES; encoded by the coding sequence ATGACCGACCTACACTTCACCCCCAAAACCTTTGACCTGCTCGAAGGGCTGGCGGCCAACAACGAAAAAGCCTGGTACGACGCCCACCGCGACGAGTTTGAGGCCTATGTGCGCCAGCCCTTTGCGATGATGCTGGAACTGGCCACCGACTGTTTGACCCATGCCCGTGTACCCCTGGCGGGTGGGCCAAAAACCATGTTTCGCCAGAACCGGGATGTGCGTTTTTCTAAGGACAAATCCCCCTACAGCACCCACGTCAGCGGTGTGCTGACGCCCTCCGGGACCAAGGCGGAAAAGGAAGGATTGGTCTACGTGCAGCTAGAAGCCTCTGGTGGATTGGTGGCCTGCGGCTACTACAAACTCAGCCCCGCTGCCCTCGGTCCCCTTCGCGACAAAATTGTCGATTCGCCCGAGGAATTTGCCCAGGTTTTGAAGGACTTGGAGGAAGCAGGATTGTCCCTTAGCAATGAGGACAAGCTGACCAAAATGCCGCGCGGCTACGATGCCTATGCTGAGCACGACTACGCCGACTATATCAAGCTCAAAAGTTTTGTCGCCATGGTGCACCTGGGGCGCGGCGCATGGCTCGATGGCGACATCGTGGACTGCATTGTGGACTACGCCAAAAACTGCGCCTCGCTGCTGGAGTTTGGCCGAATTAATGAGAGTTAA
- a CDS encoding LysR family transcriptional regulator: MHLKTLNAFIALAEELHFGRAAQRCGISQPAMSRLLSELEADIGVKLLHRTSREVSLTNAGRGFLESARQAVAYADMAVRAAQAGAVDGINSLTVGMVIGTEQPPVGKLMAEFKRAHPETRVALRRIDERDIGAALAEGYIDAAIAWDVAIPIGLHHRHLCTVPLAVMVQTGHPLEEKEPVTWADLAGYPVILPDRDRQPIIYDHYKRYTAEAGFEPTIAIDVSTMADALAMVAGGVGVGHAPVVPGLRYPGVSILRQEPLIEFNYELVWAHTSPGIESLLTL, encoded by the coding sequence ATGCACCTTAAAACCCTGAACGCTTTCATCGCCCTGGCGGAGGAGCTGCACTTTGGCCGCGCCGCCCAGCGTTGCGGCATTTCCCAGCCCGCCATGAGCCGCCTGCTGAGCGAGTTGGAGGCCGATATTGGCGTCAAGCTGTTGCACCGCACCTCCCGCGAGGTGTCGCTGACCAATGCCGGGCGGGGCTTTCTCGAATCGGCCCGGCAGGCGGTGGCCTACGCCGATATGGCGGTGCGGGCCGCCCAGGCGGGAGCGGTGGACGGCATCAATTCACTGACCGTGGGTATGGTGATCGGTACCGAGCAGCCGCCGGTAGGAAAGTTAATGGCAGAGTTTAAACGCGCCCACCCCGAAACGCGGGTGGCGCTGCGGCGCATCGACGAGCGCGACATTGGCGCGGCTCTGGCGGAGGGCTATATCGACGCGGCGATCGCCTGGGATGTGGCGATTCCCATCGGCCTGCACCACCGCCACCTGTGTACGGTGCCCCTGGCGGTGATGGTGCAAACGGGTCATCCCCTGGAGGAAAAAGAACCCGTCACCTGGGCCGACCTGGCGGGCTATCCGGTGATTCTGCCCGATCGCGATCGCCAGCCGATCATCTACGACCACTACAAGCGTTACACCGCCGAGGCGGGCTTTGAGCCCACCATCGCTATTGATGTTTCTACCATGGCCGATGCCCTGGCCATGGTGGCAGGGGGCGTGGGCGTGGGCCATGCGCCAGTGGTGCCGGGGCTGCGCTATCCGGGGGTGTCGATTTTGCGCCAGGAACCCTTGATTGAGTTCAACTACGAGTTGGTCTGGGCCCATACAAGCCCTGGCATCGAAAGCCTGCTAACCCTGTAA
- a CDS encoding single-stranded DNA-binding protein, which produces MTVNVVTLVGRVGADPEVKYFESGTVVCNLTLAVRRRSSRDDKPDWFNLELWGKNAEVAANYVRKGSLIGISGALKLDHWQDRSTGAARSKPVVRVDRLDLLGSRRDNESAMPYGDDEF; this is translated from the coding sequence ATGACAGTTAACGTAGTAACCCTGGTAGGCCGGGTCGGCGCTGACCCTGAGGTCAAGTACTTTGAATCGGGCACGGTGGTGTGTAACCTGACGCTGGCGGTGCGGCGGCGTTCGAGCCGCGACGACAAGCCCGACTGGTTCAACCTGGAGCTGTGGGGCAAAAATGCCGAAGTAGCGGCCAATTACGTGCGCAAGGGCAGCCTGATCGGCATCAGCGGAGCCCTCAAGCTTGACCACTGGCAGGATCGTTCCACTGGGGCCGCCCGCTCCAAGCCCGTGGTGCGAGTCGATCGCCTCGATCTGCTGGGCTCTCGCCGCGACAACGAGTCGGCAATGCCCTACGGCGACGACGAATTTTAG
- a CDS encoding rod shape-determining protein, whose product MALFDRFSRDMGIDLGTANTLVYVSGKGVVLQEPSVVAIDQVEKKPLAVGEEAKRMLGRTPGNVMALRPLRDGVIADFDTAELMLKHFIRQVHEGRTLVSPRIVIGIPSGVTGVERRAVMDAAQQAGARTVYLIDEPVAAAIGAGLPVAEPTGNMIVDIGGGTTEVAVLSLQGTVLSESVRVAGDELSEAISSYMKKVHNLVVGERTAEEIKITIGSAYPSPDDNEIAMDVRGLHLLSGLPRTVTVKSAEIRESMAEPLSVIVEAVKRTLERTPPELAADIIDRGIMLAGGGALLKGLDTLISHETGILVHVAADPLSCVVLGTGRVLENFSQMGRVFSGRSSL is encoded by the coding sequence GTGGCTCTCTTCGACAGATTTTCTCGCGACATGGGTATTGACCTGGGCACGGCCAATACCCTCGTATATGTTTCTGGCAAAGGAGTGGTCCTGCAAGAGCCCTCTGTAGTTGCTATCGACCAGGTTGAAAAGAAGCCCCTGGCGGTGGGAGAAGAGGCCAAGCGTATGCTCGGTCGTACCCCCGGCAACGTGATGGCCCTGCGTCCCCTGCGCGACGGTGTAATCGCCGACTTTGACACCGCCGAGCTGATGCTGAAACACTTCATTCGCCAGGTGCACGAAGGCCGTACGCTGGTGTCGCCCCGCATCGTGATTGGCATTCCCAGCGGCGTTACCGGCGTTGAGCGGCGCGCGGTGATGGATGCCGCTCAGCAGGCTGGTGCCCGCACGGTCTACCTGATTGATGAGCCGGTGGCCGCTGCGATTGGGGCTGGGCTCCCCGTAGCCGAGCCCACCGGTAACATGATCGTTGACATTGGCGGCGGCACCACCGAGGTCGCTGTACTCAGCTTGCAGGGCACGGTGCTGAGCGAATCGGTGCGAGTGGCAGGCGACGAACTCAGCGAAGCCATCTCCAGCTATATGAAGAAAGTGCACAACCTGGTTGTGGGTGAACGCACCGCCGAAGAAATCAAAATCACCATCGGCTCCGCCTACCCGAGCCCCGACGACAACGAAATTGCCATGGATGTGCGGGGTCTGCACCTGTTGTCGGGCCTGCCCCGCACCGTGACGGTCAAGAGTGCCGAAATTCGTGAGAGTATGGCCGAGCCCCTGTCGGTCATTGTGGAGGCGGTGAAGCGCACCCTGGAGCGCACGCCCCCTGAACTGGCTGCCGACATCATCGATCGCGGCATCATGCTGGCCGGGGGCGGTGCTCTGCTCAAGGGTCTAGACACCCTGATCAGCCACGAGACCGGTATTTTGGTGCACGTGGCGGCTGACCCGCTGAGCTGTGTTGTGCTGGGCACCGGGCGGGTACTAGAAAACTTTAGCCAGATGGGGCGGGTATTCAGCGGGCGATCGAGCCTGTAG
- the mreC gene encoding rod shape-determining protein MreC has translation MFALRRWWTRHALKAGMVTLAVSSAWLLRASDGALIYEAYNWLTRPLQPGLSREQQFENSYILELQQRIVELENQNRSLQTMADYEAAAVSEGIRAAVIGRSADHWWQQIVLNRGSRQGVAVGHVVTGPGGLIGRVIAVSPNTSRVLLISDPTSRVGAKVSRSRAMGVVRGQSNNRVVIEFFEKLPDVNTGDVIVTSSYSRLFPRDIPIGRIESIDLTKSPAPEAVIQLSSPLPILEWAIVYPFEPQEVVDAPVLPGTLPENGTIPDNTDEASP, from the coding sequence ATGTTTGCTCTACGCCGCTGGTGGACACGTCATGCCCTCAAGGCGGGAATGGTTACTCTGGCCGTTTCCTCAGCTTGGCTTTTGCGGGCCAGTGATGGTGCCTTGATCTACGAAGCCTACAACTGGCTAACCCGACCCCTGCAGCCGGGACTGAGCCGGGAACAACAGTTTGAGAACAGCTACATTCTTGAGCTACAGCAGCGGATTGTGGAGCTGGAGAACCAGAACCGCTCTCTGCAAACCATGGCGGACTATGAAGCCGCTGCTGTCTCCGAGGGAATCCGCGCCGCCGTGATCGGTCGGTCGGCCGACCACTGGTGGCAACAAATAGTGCTCAACCGCGGCAGCCGCCAGGGCGTTGCGGTGGGGCATGTGGTGACGGGGCCAGGCGGGCTGATTGGCCGCGTCATTGCTGTGTCTCCCAATACCTCGCGAGTGCTGCTGATCAGCGATCCCACCAGTCGGGTAGGGGCTAAGGTCAGCCGCAGTCGGGCTATGGGGGTGGTGCGGGGCCAGTCCAACAACCGGGTCGTGATCGAGTTTTTTGAGAAATTGCCCGACGTTAACACTGGCGATGTCATTGTCACCTCCTCCTACAGCCGCCTGTTTCCCAGGGACATTCCCATCGGGCGGATCGAGTCGATCGATTTGACCAAAAGTCCGGCCCCCGAGGCGGTCATTCAGCTATCGTCGCCACTGCCCATTTTGGAGTGGGCCATTGTGTATCCCTTTGAACCTCAGGAAGTGGTGGATGCTCCCGTGCTGCCGGGCACTCTGCCTGAAAATGGCACTATTCCAGACAATACTGACGAGGCCAGCCCATGA